DNA from Methanomassiliicoccales archaeon:
TCGGCACGCCCACGCCCAGGGCCAGGGAAACGCCGTATCCGGGCAGGTTCAACGCCCTGACGAAATCGGGGGACATGCCCCGCAGGTCGCCGATGGTGGCCAGGTTGCGCGCGGCTCCCATCGGCACCCCGTTCTTGGTCTCCACGTTGGTACGGAACTGCGTGCCCTCCCAGGCCACGTAACCAGTGCCGCCGCCCAGGAATATCCTGGTGCCGATGCCGATGGTGCGCAGGGTGGGGTCGTTCATCAGCGGGGAGAGCTGCCCGGCGCTGGAGTAGGTGATGTTGCCGTATCCGGCCAGCAGCTTACCCATGTAGGTGTAGAGCGTCCGTTCGGAGGAGTTCGTTCCCGCCGCATAGTTCTGATAGGCGTTGCGCGGGTTGAAAAGATAGGCCTGGTTCATGCTGTTCAGGGAGACGAAGGTGTCGATGTCCTTGCGCGGGTAGCAGTCGCTGCCGCTGGAGGACGCCTTCAGTCTAACAGGTTTTCCGGACACCAGGTCCTCGATGACATGCGCCCCGCCGTAACCGGAGCTGTCGTTCTGCTTGAGCTCCGTGGCCCCGATGAAAGCGTCCACGGCGGCGAGGCCGGCGTAGGCCGGCACGTCGTTCAAGGTGACCTTCTGCATGCGGATCGGTGGCTCGGAATGACCAAAGTTGAGGAAGGCCCCGGAGGAGCACATGGCGCCGAAGGTTCCCGTCGTTACGACGTCAACCTCCTTGGCGGCGCGCTCCAGGCCCTCGCTCTGGACGTAGGGTATGACCTCCTCGGCGGTCATGACCACCACGTCCCCGTTCTTGATCTTCGCGTTTATCTCGGCGACCGTCCGCTTCATCCGGTACCCCCTCAGAGGAGCTTCCTAGCCACGGCCAGTTCCGCGTTGAGCACGGAACCGCCAGCCCCGCCCCTCAGGGTGTTATGGGAAAGCAACCAGAACTTGATATATCCTTTGCTCTCGCGCACCCGACCGACGGAAACGGCCATGCCCCTGGCCCTCTCCGGCTCGCCGGCCAAAGCGTCGGCGGCCGGCTGCGGGCGGTTCTCCTCCTTCCGTACAATGATGGGATGAACAGGCGCGGTGGGCAGCTTGAGCTTCTGCGGCTCCGGTCTGAAGGCCTCCAGGACCTTGACCACGTCCTCGGCCGACCCATTCTTACCCAGCTTGATCACCACGGACTCCAGATGACCGTCGACCACCGGCACGCGGGCGCAGCTGGCCACCATGTCGAAGTCGGCGTACTTGACCTTCTTTCCGTCCAGCTTGCCCAGCATCTTGTAGATCTCGGCCTCCATCTTCTCCTCTTCGTTCTTGATGAAGGGGACCACGTTGCCGAGAATATCCAGGGACGGCACGCCGGGGTAACCAGCGCCGGAGACCGCTTGGTAAGTGGATACGTAGCAGGCCTTCAGCCCGAACTTCTGGTAGATGGCCTGCAGCGGGACGGCCAGGCCGGTGGTGGAGCAGTTGGCGTTGGTCACGATGTAACCGCCGTTGGCGAACGTGGACTGCGTGCGCACCAGTTCCAGATGGTCCGGGTTGACCTCTGGTATGAGCAACGGAACGTCGTCGCGCATGCGGTGGGAGGCGGCGTTGGAGAACACGGCTACACCTACATCCGCCAAAGCGGACTCGGTGTCCTTGGCCACCTCGGTGGGCAGGCCGGAGAAGGCCGCCCGGCAACGCTTGGATATGGCCTTGGGCTCCAGCTGTTCGATCTTCAGGTCCAGGGTGTCCGGCTTGAAGCGCACGTCCTTGACCTTCAGCACCTCGCTGAGCGACTTCCCCTCCGACCGTTCGGAAGCGTAGAGGCCGCCTATCTCGAAGTAGGGATGGTCCTCCAACAGCTGCACGAACCTTTGTCCGATCATTCCTGTGGCGCCTAGTACGGCCACATTTATCTTCTTCATTGCTTCACCTCGAAATACTTCCTTCCTTCCTGCATGATCCTGATCAAGTGGGACCGGTCCTCGTCCGTGCCGGCCTCCTGCACTTCCCTCAGGGCGGAGATGAACGCATCCAGCACATCCTGGTTGTATGGGTTCAGATGCTGGATCTCGTAGTAAAGGTTGGGGCTCTCCCGGGCCACGCTGCTGCTGGTGTTCATCTGCCTCTCGAACGTGGTGGAGGACACTCTCTTGAGCTCCTCGAAACCGAAGTCGCTGTGGCGTAGGGCCTCGAAGAACGCCAAGTTCAGGGCATGGCTCATCCCCAGCACCACGGCTATGTACTTGTCGTGGTCCTCCAACGGCATCTGGATGACGTTGGCACCGGTGCCGTTCAGCAAGGGCATGAACTTGTTGACGGCGGCGTCCGAGCCGCAATCGCACACTATCAGGTTCCGGGCAAATATGAAGGAGGCGCTGGGGCCGAACATCGGATGGATGGAGCACACCAGCAAGCCTTGGTCCGCCCCTTCCTTGAGGACCTCGATCAGCGGCGACTTCACCGAGGCGATGTCGAAGACCAGCCCCTTGGGCTTCAGCTTGAATATCTGGCGCAGCATGTCCGCGGTGGCGGAGATGTGCGAGGACACGGCGATCACGTCCGCTTCCTTGACCCCCTTCTCCAGCGACGTAACGTTGGGGAACGACTTGCCGGGAAGGGTATCGAACACCTTGACCTCATGGCCGCGGGAGGAGAAGAAGCGGCACAGCCACTGTCCCATGGCGCCACCGCCGCCCACCACCAGCACCTTGCGCGGCTTCATTTGTCTGGGTAAACGGGCCTGGGCCTCTACCGATTCACGCACTATCAGCGAGGAAAGCTCGATGGCCGCCGCATCGCTGATGCCCACATCTTTGGCCCTGGCGAGATATCTGTCGCGGACCTGCTCCTCGACGCGGATGTCCCTAACGGGCATTTCCTTCTCCACCTTGTGATGCCCCATGGCCAGGGCTATGCTCATACGCTTCTTGATCAGGTCCAGTATCTCGTTGTCGATCTCCTCGATCTTCCACCGGATGCCTTCCACACTATCAGTCAACTACACCACCTCTCATGCTCAGGTCGGCCAGGACCAGGGCGGCCGCGGCCTCCACCACGGGCACGGCCCGCGGCGCTATGCAAGGGTCATGTCGTCCCTCTATTTTTAGCTCCGTCTGCTTCCCGCTCTTAACGTTCAGCGACCGCTGCCCCTTGGCTATGGAGGCGGTCGGCTTGATGGCCACGCGGAAGACCACCGGCATGCCGTTGGTTATCCCGCCGAGAATGCCGCCGGCGTCGTTCTTGGACGTTCTTACCTTCCCGTCCACCAGCACGAAGGGGTCGTTGTGCTGCGAGCCCCTCATCCCTGCGGCGGCGAACCCTGACCCGAACTCGATGCCCTTGACCCCGGGCACGGCGAAAACGAGCTTAGCCAGCTCTCCCTCCACGGTGTCGAAGAACGGTTCTCCTAATCCCATGGGCAGGCCGTCTACGATGCATTCCACCACCCCGCCCACGCTGTCCCCATCCTCCTTGGCCCGGAGGATCTCCTCCTTCATCCGGTCGGCGACGTCGGCGGAAGCTGCCCGCACCTCGTTGGAACGGGAGAGCATCGCTTCGGTGACGCTCCTTTCCTCCTGGTCCCGTACGGTTCCCACCTGTTTCAGGTAGGCGGCCACGCGCACCCCGCGCTCCTCCAGCAGCATCTTGGCTATGGCCCCGGCGGCCACCAGCGCCACGGTCATGCGGCCGGAGAACTGCCCCCCGCCCCGCAGGTCCGCGCACTCCGAGTACTTGGAGCGGGCGGTGAGGTCGGCATGCCCCGGACGGGGGACCTGCTTGAACTTCTCGTACTTGCTGGAATCGATGTCCCGGTTCACCACCATCAGGGTGATGGGGGCGCCGGTGCTCTTGCCCTCCAATATTCCGGAGACCACCTCTACCTTGTCCTCCTCGGCCCTTGGCGTGCCGATGCCCGCCGACGGCTTCCGTAGGTCGACCTCGTTCTGTATGCGGATGGGATCGATCGACATGCCCGGTGGGACCCCGTCCAGCACCGCGCCGACGCACGGTCCGTGGCTGGCGCCGAACAGGGTCAAGCGCAATTCGCTGCCAATGGTGTTCACGGTATCATCTCCAGCTTGGCCCCCAGCGACCTCATGTCTTGCACAAAGTCCGGGTAGGATATGCGGTGGCAGTCGCCATCGTTTATGATCGTCTCGCCGTCCGCCACCAGGGCGGCCACCGCCGCGGCCATCAGTATGCGGTGGTCGTTGAACGAGTTGACGCGCGCGCCCCGGAGCTTGGTCCCGCCCCGGACCACACAGCCGTCCTCCGTCTCCTTCACCTCCGCGCCCATGTCCCTCAGGAAGGCGGTGGTGGCGGCGATGCGGTCGCTCTCCTTCAGGCGCACGTGGGCCGCGTTGGTAATATGGCTCTCTCCTTTGGCCTGGGTGCAGAGCACGGTCACGATGGGGAAGAGGTCTGGGGCGTCGCCCAGGTCTATCTCCATCCCCCTCAATTCTCCGCGAGCGCAGCGCAGGTCGTTACCCTCCCAGCGGACCTCCGCCCCCAATCCTTTAAGGATGTCCAGAAAGGAACGATCGCCCTGCCTGTCTTTAGGATCTAAGTTCTTCACGGTGACCTGGCCGGTGAGCGCGGCCGCCGCCAACGGGAACGCCGCCGAGGAGAAGTCCCCGGGGACGGTGTAGTCCTGGGGTCGGTACCTCTGGCCTCCGGGGACGATGAATCCGTCGGCGGTGCTCTGGCATTTAACGCCGAAACGCGTCATCATCTCCATGGTTATGTCCACATAAGGCCGGGACTTGAGCGGGGTGGTCAGGTGAATGGTAGTATCCACATCCTTGACCGCCGAGGATATCAGTAACGAGGAGATGAACTGGGAACTGACGTCCCCGCGTATGCTGGTCTCCTTTCCCTTGTTGGGTCCTTGGACCATCAGGGGGGCCAGCCCGTTGCCGCGGGTGGACTCGCATCGCACGCCCAGGCCGATCAGCGCCTCGATCAGGGGCTGCATCGGTCGCCGTCTAACGCTCTCGTCGCCGGTGAGCACGGTGGTGCATGATAGCAGCGAAGCCACCCCGGCCATCAGCCGTATGGTGGTCCCGGAGTTCTTGGCGTCGACGATGCCGTCAGGGCATCTCAGCCGCCCGCCGGTTATCTCCAGGTCCGTACGCTCCTCGACCAACCCTCCGAAGGCCTTCACCGCCTCCAGCGTGGCCAGCGTGTCCTCGCCTCGCAGCGGGCGATGCAGGACGCTCCGGCCCTCCGCCAGCAGGGACAGGGTCATGGCCCGGTGGGTGTAGCTCTTGGACGGCGAGGAGACGACCTCCCCTTCCGTCCTGGACCTAATGACCTTCAGCATCATATCGGCTCCCCCTGGAACACGTCCACGGCCAGGGCCCCGGGGCCCATGGCCTCGATGACCTTCTTCTCCCTGGTCGCGCCCACGAAGGCGGCCACCGCCGGCCCGGTGCCGGATATGCCCGCCCCGATGGCCCCGGCCTTCATAGCCTGTATAGTCAGGTCCTGGTCCAGACCTAGCGCCGCTCCATAGCACAGGCCGTTTAGGAACATGGCATCGAGGTAATGCCGGTTCCAGGCCATCTCGAAGGCCTTCTCCACCATGGGCTTGTAGACGGCGATGCGGTCCCGGGGCAGGTCCGCCTTGCGGATCATGCGCTCCGGCACGCCGATGACCACCCTCGGGCTGAGGGTCCACTTCTCCCTCCTCAGCAGCTTGCGGCGGAGGTTGTCGGTGCACACCACCCCACCCAACAAAGAAGCGGCGGCGTCGTCCATGGACCCGGTGACCGAGACCCCGGCGGCCACGGAGATGTCGGCGTTCATGCGCAGCACCTCCAGGTAGCCCATCTTCTCCCCCAGGGCGTCCAGGGTGGCCAGTATCACCGCGTTGGCCGCGGCGCTGCTGCTCTTGAGCCCCCGGGAGACCGGGATCTGAGAGCCAGAGCGGACCTTGGCCTTCATCCTCCGCGAGAAATGGTCCATGACCGCGTTGGCGCAGGAACTGACCAGCTTGGTCGGTTCGTTGGGCAGCCCTTCCATGACCACCTCTACCCCTTCACCGGGTGAAAGCTCCACCTCGGCCCAGGTGCGCAGATCTACGCCGACCGCGCAGCCCTTGCCGGCGGCGATGGCGTTTATTATGGTGACGGCGCCGTGCGCCTCTCCCCTTCCGATCAAGGCAGCGCCTCCCGGAAGGCCTGCTCCATGACTTCGTACTCGGCGGCCTTTCCGGTCCAGAGCTCGAAGGAGGCCAGGGCCTGATAGATGAGCATGTCCTTGCCGCTTACCGCCACCGCTCCCTTGCGCGAGGCCTCGGCCAGCAGCGGCGTCACCGCTGGATTGTATACGATATCCATGACGAACTGCCCCTCTCGCAGCGAGTGCGGGGAGATGGGCATCTCCATGGGGAACCCCTTCATTCCGAGGGGGGTGCAGTTCACGATGATGTCGTACTGCTTCTCCTCGGCGATGGGACGGCCGACGGCCGAAACGCCGTCGAAGGCCTTGGACAGGGACTCGGCCTTGCCCATGGTGCGGTTGGTGATGTCCACCTCCGCTCCCTTGGACGTGAGGTAGGCCAGGACGGAGCGGGACGCGCCTCCGGCGCCCAGCACCAAGGCCATCTTGTCCTTGGGGTCCACGCCGTTCCTCTCGAAGGTCCTCTCCACCCCGATCACGTCGGTGTTGCGCCCCACCAGGTTCCCGTCCTCGTTGACCACGGTGTTCACCGCCCCGATCCTCTCGGCCAACGGGTCGACCCGGTCCAGGAAGGGAATGATGGTCTCCTTGTGCGGGATGGTGACGTTGAAACCTTTTATGCCGAGGGCGTCCGCCACGCCCAGCAGGTCCTCCAGCTCATCGTTCAAAGTGACCCACTTGAGATAGATGCCCTTGATCCCCAAGGAGCGGAAGGCGGCGTTGTGCAGCTGCGGCGACACGGAGTGGTCCAGGGGATATCCGATTATCCCGGTGACCAGCGGCTCCTTTCCCAGCCACTTCATGGTCTCCAGGTCGAGCTGGCCCGGGGCGGTCTCCTTACCTGCGGACACGGAAGCATAGGTGAGAACACTGTCCAGCCGGTACGCCAGCACCCGGGTGACCGTGCCCAGCTCGCCCATGCCGATGACCGTGAAGCGCTCCCGGCTCAGGTCGAACCACATGGCCGCCTCCACCAGCTGTGCCATGTCGTGCATCGTCCGTACATTGAAGGCCGCCTTGGCCATGTCCGCCCGCGCCGAGCACTCCACCAGGGTCTCGATGATCTTTCCTATGGAGGGCGTCATCTTCAGGTCGTGATAGGAGATGATGACCTTGGACGGTTTCAGCAGGTGCGCTCGCATCACGAGGGGATGACCGAATTCGAGGTCCACGTCGAAACCGGCGTGCGCTGCCCGCCACAGGAATTCCCACTTCTTCTCCAACGGCCCTTCCCAGGCCCCGCCCTGGTCCTTCTCCCGTAGGGTGGCGATGCGACGAACGTCGAGCTCTTGGAACGGTGCCAGGTCGTCCGGCAGCACGGGCATGGCATCGAAACGGAACTCCAGGCACTCAGCT
Protein-coding regions in this window:
- a CDS encoding homocysteine biosynthesis protein, whose amino-acid sequence is MKRTVAEINAKIKNGDVVVMTAEEVIPYVQSEGLERAAKEVDVVTTGTFGAMCSSGAFLNFGHSEPPIRMQKVTLNDVPAYAGLAAVDAFIGATELKQNDSSGYGGAHVIEDLVSGKPVRLKASSSGSDCYPRKDIDTFVSLNSMNQAYLFNPRNAYQNYAAGTNSSERTLYTYMGKLLAGYGNITYSSAGQLSPLMNDPTLRTIGIGTRIFLGGGTGYVAWEGTQFRTNVETKNGVPMGAARNLATIGDLRGMSPDFVRALNLPGYGVSLALGVGVPIPILDEEVLKATTVSDEQLFAPIIDYSVQSRNRRPIKHVSYAELRSGKVELFGKEVRTSSLSSYLKARQIAELLSERIEDGEFLLTEPVAQLPEDRSVGTLEVRSREEAV
- the asd gene encoding aspartate-semialdehyde dehydrogenase translates to MKKINVAVLGATGMIGQRFVQLLEDHPYFEIGGLYASERSEGKSLSEVLKVKDVRFKPDTLDLKIEQLEPKAISKRCRAAFSGLPTEVAKDTESALADVGVAVFSNAASHRMRDDVPLLIPEVNPDHLELVRTQSTFANGGYIVTNANCSTTGLAVPLQAIYQKFGLKACYVSTYQAVSGAGYPGVPSLDILGNVVPFIKNEEEKMEAEIYKMLGKLDGKKVKYADFDMVASCARVPVVDGHLESVVIKLGKNGSAEDVVKVLEAFRPEPQKLKLPTAPVHPIIVRKEENRPQPAADALAGEPERARGMAVSVGRVRESKGYIKFWLLSHNTLRGGAGGSVLNAELAVARKLL
- a CDS encoding prephenate dehydrogenase/arogenate dehydrogenase family protein, with product MTDSVEGIRWKIEEIDNEILDLIKKRMSIALAMGHHKVEKEMPVRDIRVEEQVRDRYLARAKDVGISDAAAIELSSLIVRESVEAQARLPRQMKPRKVLVVGGGGAMGQWLCRFFSSRGHEVKVFDTLPGKSFPNVTSLEKGVKEADVIAVSSHISATADMLRQIFKLKPKGLVFDIASVKSPLIEVLKEGADQGLLVCSIHPMFGPSASFIFARNLIVCDCGSDAAVNKFMPLLNGTGANVIQMPLEDHDKYIAVVLGMSHALNLAFFEALRHSDFGFEELKRVSSTTFERQMNTSSSVARESPNLYYEIQHLNPYNQDVLDAFISALREVQEAGTDEDRSHLIRIMQEGRKYFEVKQ
- the aroC gene encoding chorismate synthase; amino-acid sequence: MNTIGSELRLTLFGASHGPCVGAVLDGVPPGMSIDPIRIQNEVDLRKPSAGIGTPRAEEDKVEVVSGILEGKSTGAPITLMVVNRDIDSSKYEKFKQVPRPGHADLTARSKYSECADLRGGGQFSGRMTVALVAAGAIAKMLLEERGVRVAAYLKQVGTVRDQEERSVTEAMLSRSNEVRAASADVADRMKEEILRAKEDGDSVGGVVECIVDGLPMGLGEPFFDTVEGELAKLVFAVPGVKGIEFGSGFAAAGMRGSQHNDPFVLVDGKVRTSKNDAGGILGGITNGMPVVFRVAIKPTASIAKGQRSLNVKSGKQTELKIEGRHDPCIAPRAVPVVEAAAALVLADLSMRGGVVD
- the aroA gene encoding 3-phosphoshikimate 1-carboxyvinyltransferase, with protein sequence MLKVIRSRTEGEVVSSPSKSYTHRAMTLSLLAEGRSVLHRPLRGEDTLATLEAVKAFGGLVEERTDLEITGGRLRCPDGIVDAKNSGTTIRLMAGVASLLSCTTVLTGDESVRRRPMQPLIEALIGLGVRCESTRGNGLAPLMVQGPNKGKETSIRGDVSSQFISSLLISSAVKDVDTTIHLTTPLKSRPYVDITMEMMTRFGVKCQSTADGFIVPGGQRYRPQDYTVPGDFSSAAFPLAAAALTGQVTVKNLDPKDRQGDRSFLDILKGLGAEVRWEGNDLRCARGELRGMEIDLGDAPDLFPIVTVLCTQAKGESHITNAAHVRLKESDRIAATTAFLRDMGAEVKETEDGCVVRGGTKLRGARVNSFNDHRILMAAAVAALVADGETIINDGDCHRISYPDFVQDMRSLGAKLEMIP
- a CDS encoding shikimate kinase — translated: MIGRGEAHGAVTIINAIAAGKGCAVGVDLRTWAEVELSPGEGVEVVMEGLPNEPTKLVSSCANAVMDHFSRRMKAKVRSGSQIPVSRGLKSSSAAANAVILATLDALGEKMGYLEVLRMNADISVAAGVSVTGSMDDAAASLLGGVVCTDNLRRKLLRREKWTLSPRVVIGVPERMIRKADLPRDRIAVYKPMVEKAFEMAWNRHYLDAMFLNGLCYGAALGLDQDLTIQAMKAGAIGAGISGTGPAVAAFVGATREKKVIEAMGPGALAVDVFQGEPI
- a CDS encoding shikimate dehydrogenase, with product MTRICVAISEADATSALAVAKDAVSRGAECLEFRFDAMPVLPDDLAPFQELDVRRIATLREKDQGGAWEGPLEKKWEFLWRAAHAGFDVDLEFGHPLVMRAHLLKPSKVIISYHDLKMTPSIGKIIETLVECSARADMAKAAFNVRTMHDMAQLVEAAMWFDLSRERFTVIGMGELGTVTRVLAYRLDSVLTYASVSAGKETAPGQLDLETMKWLGKEPLVTGIIGYPLDHSVSPQLHNAAFRSLGIKGIYLKWVTLNDELEDLLGVADALGIKGFNVTIPHKETIIPFLDRVDPLAERIGAVNTVVNEDGNLVGRNTDVIGVERTFERNGVDPKDKMALVLGAGGASRSVLAYLTSKGAEVDITNRTMGKAESLSKAFDGVSAVGRPIAEEKQYDIIVNCTPLGMKGFPMEMPISPHSLREGQFVMDIVYNPAVTPLLAEASRKGAVAVSGKDMLIYQALASFELWTGKAAEYEVMEQAFREALP